One genomic segment of Paenibacillus xylanexedens includes these proteins:
- a CDS encoding hybrid sensor histidine kinase/response regulator, with translation MDGDHLLRDLVLNFTLILIFVFLIHHYLNHTNATRSTSITTRIIIGITLSMLGTALYYFSIVLEDGTLLNFRAIVYLLAAYFGGSGSAFVTFAFMWMFRINMGRNPLLENWQYALTELLFVVAICLIFKYIRGFIQKWLTGALLLITVYEFSALKTNSPSLLMMGQILFFQCICLLSVILFLYYLNQNHRYRRLVIQRDQEMLEMLRMQPGFTFKIRKQNGKFEYLLLEGEMLSRLGLDMSSLKQDYKLGTLDILPQEKVEFLRKQFNRAWEGESFFYEIEHGGYYSLVNVRPLREEGVVKYVVGYGLDITEHRAVKRRIQESEERYRTLERVSAGWFVGLDSNRCIVSVNQKFLDVLGLGRQEVIGRQLEELLFIEQLENWLFVFQKALHHNIAQDTELSFIVGEGHEQHVRVHLSPVKVLNSSEKIKAVIHDISDHYRRVKADKASQAKSEFLAFMSHEIRTPLSGIINFSLLLQRTDLSPQQKDYLSKINASSQTLLALVNDILDFSKIEAGKLILEKVSFSPEDVIKRVADQIGVAIGHKDIEVIFTTDPDLPLTVIGDPFRLEQVLLNLLSNAIKFTEHGYVTLQAEVLSLEAERVHVRFEVEDTGIGMSLEQLERLFVPFTQAEPSTYRTYGGSGLGLVICYLLVTSLGGSLRVDSVLGEYSLFSFDLIFELADSEEEESFSLQTHPLLYGANDVVIIEDDERMGANLKQLLYSFGMNPTLYTSLNHMMESDWYVHHVDGASSMLIMLDMDAEETVNGSSWDSFMKRMNQTKFQMVGYTHAFSENALWSEERSFRPDLLMIKPITRLGLFEVLLALQGEGPLEKNRMIEGDESYLLKSKGHILIAEDHEINQLAIRALLEHNGFKVTLADSGTEVLKKLDEQTWELILMDLYMPDMNGIDAARHIRKMRKYDRTPIIALTANSLKRDHELYLEAGMNAILTKPIHEQQLADILEIWIDLKGIREINGIDADKAIRQMDGKPHILQYALTKFRMGYGSFQKKLAIQHQQQQIADVIRSVHSLRGVAANLHAVDLMCAVLQLESLLFRPVFKEEELRLALEKVQQEIDKITESLPW, from the coding sequence GTGGACGGTGACCATTTGCTACGCGATCTTGTATTAAATTTCACGCTAATTTTGATCTTTGTTTTCCTAATTCATCACTATTTGAACCATACAAATGCTACCCGTTCAACATCCATCACGACTCGGATCATTATTGGTATTACGCTGAGCATGTTGGGCACTGCGCTCTATTATTTCTCTATTGTGCTTGAGGATGGTACATTGTTGAATTTCCGGGCCATTGTGTATCTGCTTGCTGCTTATTTTGGTGGGAGTGGCTCTGCATTCGTTACTTTCGCATTCATGTGGATGTTTCGGATTAATATGGGGCGTAATCCCTTGTTGGAGAACTGGCAGTATGCGTTGACAGAGTTGTTATTTGTTGTAGCCATATGTCTGATCTTTAAGTATATCAGGGGTTTTATACAGAAGTGGTTGACCGGAGCGTTGCTGTTGATTACCGTGTATGAGTTTTCTGCACTAAAGACAAATTCCCCTTCTCTGCTAATGATGGGGCAGATTCTCTTTTTTCAATGTATCTGCCTGCTGTCCGTTATATTATTCCTGTATTATCTGAACCAAAATCATCGATATAGGAGATTGGTCATTCAGAGGGATCAGGAAATGCTAGAGATGCTTCGTATGCAGCCGGGTTTTACTTTTAAAATCCGAAAACAGAACGGAAAATTCGAGTATCTTTTGCTTGAGGGAGAGATGCTCTCCCGACTGGGCTTGGATATGAGTAGTCTGAAGCAAGATTACAAACTGGGCACATTGGATATTTTACCTCAGGAAAAGGTAGAATTTCTGCGAAAGCAGTTTAACCGGGCATGGGAAGGGGAATCTTTTTTTTACGAGATTGAGCATGGAGGTTACTATTCGTTGGTGAACGTTCGCCCTCTGCGAGAAGAGGGTGTGGTGAAATATGTGGTGGGATATGGACTTGATATTACGGAACACAGAGCGGTTAAACGAAGGATTCAAGAAAGTGAAGAGCGATATCGAACACTTGAGCGAGTGTCGGCAGGCTGGTTTGTCGGTTTGGATAGCAACAGATGTATTGTGTCAGTGAATCAAAAATTTCTGGATGTTCTCGGTCTCGGCAGGCAGGAAGTGATTGGGCGTCAGCTTGAAGAATTGTTGTTCATTGAGCAGCTGGAGAACTGGTTGTTCGTTTTCCAAAAAGCCTTACATCACAATATAGCACAGGATACGGAATTGAGTTTCATTGTTGGAGAAGGTCATGAGCAGCATGTTCGGGTTCACCTATCCCCTGTTAAAGTATTAAACTCGAGTGAAAAAATCAAGGCAGTCATTCATGACATTTCGGATCACTATAGACGTGTTAAGGCCGACAAAGCAAGCCAGGCGAAGAGTGAGTTTCTCGCATTCATGAGCCACGAGATTCGTACCCCACTGAGCGGTATTATCAACTTTTCGTTGTTGCTTCAACGAACAGATCTATCTCCACAACAAAAGGATTATTTGAGTAAAATCAACGCGTCCTCCCAAACCTTGCTTGCCCTCGTAAATGATATTCTTGATTTTTCGAAAATTGAGGCAGGCAAGCTGATTTTGGAGAAGGTCTCTTTTTCACCAGAGGATGTGATCAAACGTGTGGCAGATCAGATCGGTGTGGCCATCGGGCACAAAGATATCGAAGTAATCTTTACAACCGATCCAGATCTGCCATTAACGGTGATTGGTGATCCGTTCCGACTTGAACAGGTGTTATTGAATCTGCTCAGTAATGCGATTAAATTTACGGAGCATGGATATGTAACGTTGCAGGCAGAGGTTCTTTCATTGGAGGCGGAGCGAGTTCATGTCCGTTTTGAGGTAGAGGACACGGGAATCGGAATGTCACTCGAACAATTGGAACGACTCTTTGTCCCGTTTACTCAAGCGGAACCCTCGACGTATCGAACATACGGTGGCTCTGGTCTTGGGCTGGTCATCTGTTACCTTCTGGTCACCTCTTTGGGAGGAAGCTTGCGGGTGGATAGTGTGCTGGGAGAGTACAGTCTGTTTTCATTCGACTTGATATTTGAACTTGCAGATTCGGAAGAAGAAGAGAGTTTCTCCCTGCAGACACACCCTCTCCTATATGGTGCGAATGATGTGGTTATCATTGAAGATGATGAACGGATGGGCGCAAATCTGAAGCAACTGCTCTATTCATTCGGGATGAATCCGACGCTGTATACTTCCTTGAACCATATGATGGAAAGTGATTGGTATGTCCATCATGTAGATGGGGCAAGTTCGATGTTGATCATGTTGGATATGGATGCAGAGGAGACCGTCAACGGATCGTCATGGGATAGTTTCATGAAGCGAATGAATCAAACCAAATTTCAAATGGTGGGTTATACCCATGCTTTTAGTGAAAATGCCCTGTGGAGTGAGGAGAGATCCTTTCGCCCCGATCTCTTGATGATCAAACCGATTACACGTCTGGGATTGTTCGAAGTATTACTTGCACTTCAGGGTGAAGGGCCATTGGAGAAAAACCGGATGATAGAAGGTGATGAATCCTACTTGCTTAAATCCAAAGGGCACATTCTGATCGCTGAAGATCATGAAATCAATCAACTGGCCATTCGGGCCCTGCTGGAACATAACGGATTCAAGGTGACGCTGGCAGACAGTGGCACAGAGGTTTTGAAGAAATTGGACGAACAAACATGGGAACTGATTCTGATGGATCTCTATATGCCAGATATGAATGGAATTGATGCAGCAAGGCACATTCGCAAGATGAGGAAATATGATCGTACACCTATTATCGCGCTTACAGCGAATAGTTTAAAAAGGGACCATGAATTATATCTTGAAGCAGGCATGAATGCCATACTGACTAAGCCCATACATGAACAACAGCTCGCAGACATTTTGGAAATATGGATTGATCTAAAAGGCATAAGAGAGATCAATGGAATTGATGCAGATAAGGCGATCAGACAGATGGACGGCAAGCCGCATATTCTGCAATATGCGCTCACGAAATTCAGAATGGGGTATGGCTCGTTTCAGAAAAAACTGGCGATTCAACATCAGCAACAGCAGATTGCAGATGTCATTCGTAGTGTTCATTCTCTTCGAGGCGTAGCTGCGAATCTGCATGCAGTGGACCTGATGTGTGCAGTTCTCCAATTGGAATCGCTCTTGTTCCGTCCGGTGTTCAAAGAAGAGGAACTGCGTTTGGCATTGGAGAAGGTACAACAGGAAATTGATAAAATTACCGAGTCCCTGCCATGGTGA
- a CDS encoding response regulator transcription factor, producing MTKVLIIEDDNMLGDTLSLYLQGEGYDVIRVDNARDGLLQLQARPDILLLDLMLPDSGNKNPSSLMRQHTAIPIIVISSLTEVSERIRSLTDGADDYVCKPFSMQELKARIEAVLRRYSILNSSVVTEQETGISLDLARRTVLLNNQRVEMTFSEFEIMKLFILNPGKVYSRYALIEAIRGIDAYINDRTIDVHITKLRKKIEVNPKNPQYIQTIWGVGYKFTP from the coding sequence ATGACGAAAGTGCTTATCATAGAGGACGACAACATGTTAGGCGATACATTATCCTTGTATTTGCAAGGTGAAGGGTATGATGTTATCCGTGTCGATAACGCAAGAGATGGTCTTCTACAGCTTCAAGCGCGGCCTGATATCCTGCTTCTTGACTTGATGCTCCCTGATTCGGGTAATAAGAATCCTAGTTCTCTCATGCGCCAACATACGGCAATCCCCATCATTGTCATCTCTTCCTTAACCGAGGTTTCTGAGCGGATTCGATCATTAACAGATGGGGCTGATGACTATGTATGTAAGCCTTTCAGCATGCAGGAGCTGAAGGCACGTATTGAGGCCGTATTGCGTCGTTACTCCATATTAAACAGCTCTGTTGTCACTGAACAGGAAACCGGAATATCTCTCGACCTAGCGCGAAGAACCGTTCTGTTGAATAACCAGCGCGTGGAGATGACATTTTCCGAATTTGAGATCATGAAGCTGTTTATTCTCAATCCTGGCAAAGTCTACAGTCGGTATGCCCTGATCGAAGCCATTCGTGGTATTGATGCCTACATTAATGATCGCACCATCGATGTGCACATTACCAAACTCCGCAAAAAAATTGAGGTCAATCCAAAAAACCCCCAATACATTCAAACCATCTGGGGGGTCGGATATAAGTTCACACCTTAA
- a CDS encoding helix-turn-helix transcriptional regulator, producing the protein MNYDVRLQALSTFLKTQRSKISPESVGLPTGSRRRTPGLRREEVSQLAGVSTTWYTWLEQGRDIQVSHSVLDNIASALRLTADERKYLFSLAMDHHTELPTLEEEPVQLHPSLQKILQELHHCPTVISDRRCYIVGWNDAARHVFMDFEQIAPEQRNMISLLFDRKEFRRLAVNWEDFVSGFLAIFRAYYGQYVDDEWYNLFLDDMMNRHPDFHTLWKQSSVSSAPDVLIEFRHSKAGKMLFDLTSLQVQGSSDLRCSVYTPAPESATERKLMRLIEREADPHLGKH; encoded by the coding sequence TTGAACTACGATGTCAGGTTGCAGGCATTGTCCACTTTTCTGAAAACACAGCGTTCCAAAATTTCTCCCGAATCGGTCGGTTTACCCACTGGAAGTCGGAGAAGAACGCCTGGGCTGAGAAGAGAAGAGGTTTCCCAACTGGCAGGAGTGAGTACAACATGGTATACCTGGCTTGAACAAGGTCGGGATATTCAGGTATCCCATTCCGTGTTGGATAACATTGCTTCAGCACTAAGGCTTACTGCAGATGAACGAAAGTATCTATTTTCCCTCGCCATGGACCATCATACGGAGCTGCCCACACTGGAAGAAGAACCGGTTCAACTTCACCCTTCCTTGCAGAAAATTTTGCAAGAACTTCATCACTGCCCTACCGTGATCTCGGATCGGCGTTGTTACATTGTCGGCTGGAATGATGCAGCCCGGCATGTTTTTATGGATTTTGAACAGATCGCCCCCGAACAGCGGAATATGATCAGTCTGTTATTTGATCGAAAGGAGTTTCGCAGGCTCGCGGTGAACTGGGAGGATTTTGTTAGCGGATTTCTGGCAATTTTTCGTGCTTACTATGGCCAGTATGTTGATGATGAATGGTATAATTTATTTTTGGATGACATGATGAACAGACATCCCGATTTTCATACCCTTTGGAAACAAAGCAGCGTCAGTAGTGCCCCGGACGTTTTAATCGAATTCAGGCATTCCAAAGCAGGCAAAATGTTGTTTGATCTGACTTCCTTGCAGGTTCAGGGTAGTTCCGATCTTCGTTGCAGTGTCTACACCCCTGCGCCAGAGAGCGCTACCGAGCGCAAACTGATGCGCCTGATCGAGCGTGAAGCTGATCCACATCTTGGCAAGCATTAA
- a CDS encoding nitrate/nitrite transporter, with the protein MESKSFWKSGHKPTLFGAFMYFDISFMIWGMLGPLAVVIALDYPMTPLEKANLVALPILGGSILRLVLGFMSDYIGPKLTAQIGMLVTLVPLLLGWLWVDSLSQLYVVALLLGVAGASFAAALPLAGQWYGKEHQGLAMGIAGAGNSGTVLATLFANRLATHFGSWEVVFGLAIIPIVIVFILFSIFAKNSPNRPEPKKLSQYGSLLKQKDAWVFCAFYCVTFGGFVGLCNYLTIFFNTQYGLSPVRAADITTFCVIAGSFFRPVGGYLADKIGGTRMLTFLYTGACIMLIGVSFMPPLPVVVVMLFLGMMCLGAGNGSVFQLVPQRFGNEIGLMTGIVGAAGGLGGYALPLILGQLYSSYQSYTPGFVILSLIAAASLFLVLFMQSRWRVSWLSRGNKGMAESTSLSS; encoded by the coding sequence ATGGAGAGCAAAAGTTTTTGGAAAAGCGGGCATAAGCCCACCCTCTTCGGGGCGTTTATGTATTTTGACATCAGTTTTATGATATGGGGGATGCTGGGTCCACTCGCAGTGGTCATTGCATTGGACTATCCGATGACTCCGCTGGAAAAGGCCAATCTGGTCGCATTGCCTATTCTCGGCGGTTCCATCCTGCGCCTTGTGCTTGGCTTCATGTCTGATTATATTGGTCCGAAACTGACCGCACAGATCGGGATGCTCGTCACCTTAGTTCCTTTGTTACTCGGCTGGTTATGGGTCGACTCTTTAAGCCAACTGTACGTGGTGGCACTCTTGCTTGGTGTTGCAGGCGCCTCCTTTGCTGCTGCGCTACCTCTGGCAGGCCAATGGTATGGCAAGGAGCATCAGGGTCTGGCCATGGGTATTGCCGGGGCGGGTAACAGCGGAACCGTACTCGCGACGTTGTTTGCCAATCGCTTGGCTACGCATTTTGGCAGCTGGGAAGTTGTGTTCGGACTTGCTATTATACCGATCGTTATTGTATTCATCCTCTTTTCTATCTTTGCCAAGAATAGCCCTAACCGGCCTGAACCCAAGAAATTGTCCCAATATGGAAGTCTGCTTAAACAAAAAGATGCTTGGGTATTCTGTGCCTTCTATTGTGTGACCTTTGGTGGCTTCGTTGGATTATGTAACTATCTCACCATCTTCTTCAACACCCAGTATGGGCTCTCTCCAGTTCGTGCCGCTGACATTACCACCTTCTGTGTAATCGCAGGCAGTTTCTTCCGGCCTGTAGGGGGTTATCTGGCGGACAAAATTGGCGGAACCCGCATGCTGACTTTCCTGTACACTGGAGCCTGCATCATGTTGATCGGAGTATCCTTCATGCCACCGCTTCCTGTGGTAGTAGTCATGCTGTTCCTCGGTATGATGTGTCTGGGAGCCGGAAATGGCTCCGTGTTCCAACTGGTTCCCCAACGTTTCGGCAATGAGATTGGCCTGATGACAGGTATTGTGGGTGCCGCTGGCGGATTGGGCGGGTATGCACTGCCGCTGATTCTCGGTCAACTGTATAGTAGCTATCAATCCTATACGCCAGGTTTTGTCATTCTTAGCCTGATTGCAGCAGCTTCCCTGTTCCTGGTTCTCTTCATGCAATCCCGCTGGCGTGTGAGCTGGTTGAGCCGAGGTAACAAAGGCATGGCGGAATCGACATCCCTCTCTTCCTGA
- the fabF gene encoding beta-ketoacyl-ACP synthase II: MERVVITGMGVISPLGNDVHTFWNGLIEGRSGVSPIEHFDTASYKTRIAGVVRDFDGEERFGRKEARRMDRFVQFAVAAADQAVSQSGLVMDELDRERVGVYIGSGIGGIQTLMEQGKVLSERGPARVSPTLVPMMISNMAAAMVSMRFGCWGPTLSPVTACSIGNTAIGEAFRLIRHGGADVIIAGGTEAAVTEVSLASFGNATALSTRNEAFQAASRPFDAGRDGFVMAEGAGILVVESLSHALARGANILAEVIGYGASSDAYHMVATHPEGRGAYLAMKASLKEAQIGPEDIDVINAHATSTEAGDLSETRAIKQLFGKGAYDIPVTANKSMTGHMLGAAGGAEAISLIQSLRHGIIPPTINQEQRDPECDLDYVPNEARKADLRIGMSNSFGFGGHNAVIVLQKYSS, translated from the coding sequence ATGGAACGAGTCGTGATTACAGGTATGGGAGTCATCTCTCCTTTGGGAAATGATGTACATACATTCTGGAATGGATTAATTGAGGGTAGATCAGGTGTATCACCTATAGAACATTTTGATACAGCTTCGTACAAAACCAGAATCGCAGGAGTGGTCCGTGATTTTGATGGTGAAGAGCGTTTTGGACGCAAGGAAGCAAGACGTATGGATCGATTCGTTCAATTCGCTGTTGCTGCTGCGGATCAGGCTGTATCACAATCGGGTCTTGTGATGGATGAACTGGACCGTGAACGGGTAGGTGTATATATTGGTTCAGGCATAGGGGGCATCCAGACACTGATGGAACAAGGCAAGGTCCTGTCAGAACGGGGACCTGCGCGAGTCAGCCCAACACTGGTACCCATGATGATCTCCAATATGGCTGCGGCTATGGTCAGTATGAGGTTTGGTTGCTGGGGACCGACATTATCGCCAGTAACAGCTTGTTCCATTGGCAATACAGCCATTGGAGAGGCTTTCCGGTTAATTCGTCATGGCGGAGCCGATGTCATTATTGCTGGCGGGACAGAAGCGGCTGTAACGGAAGTGTCACTGGCAAGCTTTGGTAATGCGACAGCGTTGTCTACACGAAATGAAGCGTTCCAAGCAGCCAGCCGTCCATTTGATGCAGGGAGAGACGGTTTTGTCATGGCGGAGGGTGCTGGAATTCTGGTTGTGGAATCACTGTCTCATGCTCTAGCAAGAGGGGCGAATATTCTTGCCGAAGTGATTGGATATGGTGCCAGTTCAGATGCGTATCATATGGTAGCTACCCACCCGGAAGGACGGGGTGCATATCTGGCGATGAAAGCATCACTGAAAGAAGCTCAGATTGGACCTGAGGACATTGATGTGATTAACGCTCATGCCACCAGTACGGAGGCAGGTGATCTGTCTGAGACAAGAGCGATTAAGCAACTTTTCGGTAAAGGTGCCTATGATATTCCGGTTACGGCGAATAAGTCCATGACGGGACATATGCTTGGTGCAGCAGGTGGTGCGGAGGCGATTTCACTTATTCAAAGTCTGCGGCATGGCATCATTCCTCCAACCATCAATCAGGAGCAGAGGGACCCCGAATGTGATCTGGATTATGTACCAAACGAGGCAAGAAAAGCGGATTTGCGGATTGGGATGTCTAATTCCTTTGGTTTTGGCGGTCATAATGCGGTTATTGTTCTTCAAAAATATTCATCTTAA